In Rhopalosiphum padi isolate XX-2018 chromosome 3, ASM2088224v1, whole genome shotgun sequence, the genomic stretch catataatatgttttagtattatacttaaaaattaacttttcgaGTCTTCTTTTGAGCAAACTTGTCAATTACATCTTCTAAATTCAATTGCCGTGCCCGCCTATTCTCAATGGAAATATTTGCCAAACCACTCAGTCGTTCCTCTGCCATCGTACtccgtaaataattttttattatttttagttttgagaaCGATCGCTCTGCTGCTGCAACTGTAATGGGTAAtgtcaaatacaaaataaaagcaGTGCATACATCAGGGTATGTTGTTGTAAGAGGAGAATGTTCAATTAATAACATTTCTGCAATTTCTTTTGTTGTTTTtggatttttcaatattatatcctTAAAACATGATCGAAAAGATAGAATCTGATGAACAAAGTCTGGAGAAATATCGTGGTTATactttttttgtagtatttCTGCTTCCTTGTGTAGTTCCTCGTCGTTTAGTTCTGATAATGAAATAGGttgtaagcatttaaaaaagtgAGAAACGtaattaaaactttgaaatCTACGTTCCATTTCGTTGATACTACGATCaagtgttatattaaaaatttcaacttcaaatttttttctagGTGATTTTAATCTTTGGTCTTCACAAAGCTcatcaaaaaacattttttttttgctataccTTTGGTTTTTATATGTTGGTGTTATGCCCCATGTTTTCGAAAGATTTGTAGCTTCTGTGAAAAATTCCGAAAAATTTCctcttataattttcaaattacttgTTAATGTTTGTAGTAGTCCTGTAGCTTTGTGAAGATCAATATCTCTCTGTTGTAACAATTGTGAGACACCATCTACTTTTCTTAGTATATCACTTACAAATACCAACGTTAATACAAAGCTGAAACTTTCAAGACTTTTTACAAGTTGTTTAGCTTctgaaatttcatttttatttttagacaataatattatttttgttaaagattttaaaatatttagaaaattaaatcaaataggaGAAATAGCTTGATGGCGTGATGACCACCTGGTAGAGCAAACTTTTTTAAGTGTTACTCCACCAACTGGTAAAATGTCAGTTAAAATTTTCCAGCGTTTTCCACTTAACGCAAAATAAACatatagtttttgtataatggaaaaaaaaatttgaatttcaattgAGGCAGTCATAGTATCATTTAAAACCAAGTTCAAATTATGGGCGTTACAGTGAATATACTCTGCAAGAGAACAATGagcttttatttttgtttggacACCGTTATAAATTCCCGCCATAACAGCTGCTCCGTCATAACTTTGTCCGCGTAATTTACTAATATCTAATccatcattttttatattttctacaatCTGATCGGCAAATCCGGATGCTGAATGATCATTTAATAAACAGAATCCGAGAAATGATTCTTCTATCCTAAGTTTGATCGGTTTATTGTCTTCGTTTTTTTCAATGACTACATAACGAATTATTTGACTCATTTGATCCTGTTTTCTAATGTCTTGTGTGGTATCAGTTATGTACGAAAAAAACGGAACTTTTTGTACATCagaaattatagatttttttacatatttagcaatcatatcaattatttcattttgtatagtggcacttaaataattgattttcttaGGTCCTCGTTGTAAAAGTTCCGATAATATAGGGTCATACATCGCAAGAAGATCGATGACTGCTAAGAAGTTACCACGGTTTTCACTGTCAATTTTGTGGCCTCGAAATGATAGATTTTGAAATCCTAGCGTCAtagtaacatttataatacgttttatgACTTGCCTCCAAAATCCAACTTCTACGCTAATTTGAGATTTTAATTCTTcagataaagtattattttttcccATCGGTCTACTGTAAGACAAGCGTTTATATGGGATAAACTCTTTTCGTGCAATTTAATTTTCTCCGAAATATGTTTCCAATCATTCATACCATTAGCTCATGAACTcgatgtacaaaataaccaacATAGTTGACAATAAACTAAATCAAGTGATTTTGAGTAACAAATCCATTTACGATGAAACGTTACACCCCCTTgacttttttcattataatgtacTGTAGAAAATGAACGATATTTGTTACCAAtcattttttttggaaatggACCATCTGGTTGACACGGCCCcttagaaataataaacattttatccgatgtattcaatatatttgtaaaaaaaactttgtcGTTTGGAAAATCTCCTATGGTCATTGAACGTGTCGCTTCTGATAAATCTGGGTTTATTGAACATTCAGTTTCATCATTCAGACAATCTACAGTAGTTGTTTTTTCGaaatttgcaataatattagaaatttgaGTAGTCGAAATCGTAGATGGAATTAATGATTGTGCCTatcagtgaaaaaaaaaattgataaataataatatattttaaaataaatgtgcatGGACATTTAAGATccaacgtataaatatatatttaaaaaaaaacatcattgtaataatgtaatatattaatatctaaatatacacaaattcggtcacaataatttaataattataactatatattttgtttgttacatTCGATACTAGTGGtgctataaaaataacagttttataaataattaaaaatataatagaataataagtacattattttaaaactaaatttattttctttcttaATTAGTTTaggactttatataatattaaaatagttcatAACAAACcacatatttttgtttgtcaAATTCCCttcaaaatttatcaaaataaaagattgaattttttattaaactattatagaaTGGCAACAATAAACTACTTACAATATCAGTTGTTTCAGCAGGCATAGATTTCACAGTCGTACTTATACATGAATTATTTCCAAGATCATCTCTAttcaaaaaatcatttattcgcGGGAGtagtttttctttttcaatgcgctgtttttttaattttctttttaaacttcCACTCAAATATACACGTTTagacattattaataaacaaaattgtaaaaataattgaaaatatatatttaaataattagtatcaagtaaatataaaatgtaaatataaataataacttaatataatttgtatgtagtAGACAACCCGACAGGCGACAACGAACGTGtcgtacaaaatacaaatcataataGATTAAACAAACTGCGAAGCCTACATGATGGTGGCTGCTTTAGAAACAATATTCTTAGAATAGCTTAACTATATAACTAACCGTCCGTTTGAAAAACCAGTGACGTTTATTATTAGatagtaatacactaatattaatatacaagatGTCAAGATAATGAACGTTACCTCCGCGTACATATTTTTTCGTTTCGTATTTTAGATCAAATTTTTTTctacgtaaatataattttttaaaaaaatgttcagtattttttttttgtgtaatattgactattgtaataataaaggtCCTGTGGCCCCCGACTTCGACACACCTAGGGGGCCCCggcctaaatacgcccctggtCACAATAGGTTATTGAGTTAAGAAGAAAAATGAATAAGATAAAAGAGTTGTGTGCTTCCACAAATGAGGAAATACTAATTAAACAATCCAAAAACTGCCAAAAAATCTGCAGGAAGCAGTAAAAACATGTTTTGACGCTTCTAAAGTAGCAAGTTCTAATGGTCGTCGTTATACACTTAATTGGATATATGAGTGTATgcttataagaataaaaagcAGAAAAActtatgaacatattatacgaatacATAATATCCTGATACTTCCCTCTGTAGAAACTATTAGAAAGTACTTAAAACACACTAAAGGTGTTTATGGTTTTCAGCCCAGTACTTTTACATGTTTAAAGGAGAAatcaaaacatataaatataaatgaaagaagaggtacaattttttttttttatttattgaaaaaaatgctattaattttttatttaatttataaaaaggtaTTCTATTGCTGGATGAAATGAAAGTTTCAGAACATTTAGTATTTGATAAGGAAACTTTAAAAGTAAATGGATTTACAGATTTGGGAAAATATACTCCACTtgaccaaaaacaaaaaaagggaGATCATGCTTTGGTATTTATGTTTCAGCCATTTAGAGGACAGTGGGTCCAAGCAGTTGCATGTTTCCTTAGTAGAGGAGCAGCAAACAGTGCAGTGGTTCATCAAATAGTAATAGaagcaattatattaattgaaaaatcagGTTTTTTTGTGGATGTGGTAACTACTGATGGAGCTGCTTGGAATAGAGGAATGTGGAATAAATTTGGAATTTAGAATAAGAACACCACAAGGTTTTCTTTGAAAATCACTAAGTATATATGATTCAAGTGATGTTAGTTTTAAGCTTAAAATTTTAGTTTCGGAACCACGGATTCGAACTTTTAAAGGACCTTTAAACCACAAATTAATAAGCTTTCTCATTACTCCAAAACATATAAGGTGCATATAATCGAGAGagaaacaatttacaatatttatgtcaggaatattaataagaattaaCATAGATGTCCCAATATGATGTTcttcttgatttttatttataaaatcatcatGTGTTCGTTTAGCACAATTTAAATCGGGAAAACAAACTCTTCGTTCTAAATATTCGTCCTCTATTAAACACCGAGAACATGAAGAAAAACCACTAtggcctttttttttaaaacgtaggCTTTTGCTGGGACGTCACTACAAAATACGTCTAATATATCCTTAGCTTTACATGGAATcccattgttattaattatctcaatgccattattaattaaattcgtaATTTCTTCATAAAAATCTTGTAAAAACTGATTGCTTTCCGATGGTTTATCATTTCCCCAATACAGTCCAATAGgaaatactaatttaaagtaTGGTCTTATATAAACGAATATGGGGCAAAACGTACTAGTTGAACTTTTGGTAAGAGGTAGTCCATCAACACCCACAACTAACTTTAAAACTGGATTTTCACatttacaaacataattatttttaataccggttgtaatagtaatattttcctGGTGAAATATCTTTTAAAGGTATTTTTCCATGTGATACATCAGTTTTAACTAAAGTTCTGGCATCCATAGGGAGAGATGggtcaaaacaatattttaagattttaagaaGTTCCGACATAGCttcatttgtaatattatactttacagCTCAATTTGCAAGTTTGATATTAACAGGAATTGATTTACTTTCAGTTACTATTGTGCTTACACTTGATTCTTTATCAGATTCAGAACTTGATGTTTCTGAATGGTTTAATAAATTGCAGTCTGAACAATCATCAACAGTATTATAATGTGATTCTGCAGTAATGCAGTTCATCAGTAGAGTATTGTCGTTTGTGTTATCTATAttggtacataaatataaaaaaagttgccGTTGCCCGTTAGTCGTTaaggttttataatttactgtCTACTTTAGTAATGAGTATATTGTATGTGAATCTGTGACTTAAGTATTAGAAGGACAGTTTactttaaagtattaatttgtaaattgtattcgtTACCAATCATTATAGTTTTGACGTGTGTGATATGCAAAACGGGTGCTAAACGAAACCCCAGCTTATCATACTATTCGTAAGTACAATTTTTTGCCAAGTTAACCCTTAAATGTTCACTAGTTGAAAAAAGCAACTGAAAATTTTTAAGTAAGGTTTTTCTAGCTTATTTAAGGtcactgaatttaaaaaaatcgttttcaaaaaatttgagTACTCAAATTTGAAATATGAGATGTATCTTATAGGACACAAAATCTCAAGGTCATTGTTTAACATATGTATCCCTGAAGATACATAATCCATATTTCTTATtacttagttttataaattatatgacgaTCTATTGAtgatataaaaaccaatttagggtatttttttaaaaacattttattataattataaatttataacattgattcattatacttttatataataacagaaattaaattaacttttttttcattctttagTTGCAaaacataagtaatataaataaaatacataacataatacttataagtaggtaataacaGAAAACAAATTAACATTTTCCAGTCTTTAGTtgcaaactaaaattattttttgtaataaaacattAGGAACATATatgaagaaattaataaaaaattataaaatatgatcacatattgtaaacttaaaaaaattgataacataatacttatattatgtaacaacaGAAAACATATTAACATGTTTTACAGTCttcagttaaaattattatttatagtgaaatattttaaagcagTTCCTTCCCTCTACATGGCACAGTCTTACATTACATTTTAGGCAAATTACACTTGTTTGCCCAGTTGAACAAAATCGACACCTTCCTTTTTTGGTATGATCAGGACAATGGTCCACTTTATCATATCTAATTTCATCATATGGTCTTGgagcaatttaatttttaatttttttggcaaTAAAATCATAAGGTTTTTCTAATGGTCTACGTCCAAGTCTAAGCTTGTCTTTACTTGTCAACGCGATGCCTATCTCATGTCTAAACTCTTTCAgtcttttttgtttttcaccTAGTGCCTTACAGTCTCTACGATATAGTATCCATGCATTATTAACACATATGTCTAACATTTGTGAAAATAATGACATGTACCATTTGTGTGATTTCAATCCAGTTCGATAAAGAGCCACAAACATGTCGGCTAAATCCACTCCACCCATATGGGAATTATATTCTTTTACAATATTAGGATATGGTACAAGGatcctttttttcttttctttggAGTATCTTTGAATATAACTAGTATTTTGTGTGTTCTCAGAAGTATATGAACTGGCTaagcaaacaattttattatctaaCCATTTTACTATGGACactttttttgatttatcaCATAAAGAAGTAAATGAACCTCTTGACTGTTTTATCATTGTTTTGTCATCAATAATGGGGAACCACGCAGATGCTGTTTCCTCAAAGTTCCAAGACTTAAAATACCAAATTCTGATCTCAAATAGCTAATAAGTTCAGGTgtggtaaaaaaattatcaaaatacacAACAGTTACTGGTTTGTCAGGAATTGAGAAGCACAATGCAATTACTACTTTGGGCCCTAGTCCAAAATAGCTAATTTCATAAGGTGAAAAATGTATGCTACGGAATGTACTTTCTCCAGAATATGTTAAAAAGTCATATATCATTCCATCAATACCTGCTCTGAAAAATAACTTGAAGCCCCATTTTTTgggtttatttttcatgtattGTTTTCTTGATCCTGCTTTTTTCCCTTTGTAGGGTACCATCATCTCATCAATGGAAAACCGTTTTCCTTGAGGAACTGAAAGGCaatttatacgaataatatcTATAAGTTTCCTAACTTTAAAAAACCTATCAGTGTCATCAGTCTcttcattattacaaaaatgcaGACAACGCATTAGCTGCTTATACCTTTTTAGTGACATGACATTTGCTATTTGACTATATCTTGTATATGGTGACCAGTAATCTGAGTAAGCTGGCATTTTCACAATACccataattaacataataccaATTAAGTCTTTTATTTCTGTAACTGAAGTACAAACTGATTTATTAAACTTttgaaatgaatataaatttgtttgttccacaattaaatcaaatatgtcatcagaaaaaaaaattaaaaaatattccaagGGAGTCTTTGTATATTCATTGACAGGATATTCTTGATTTAAAGGAACTTCAACACTAAAATTAGGACTAGATTTTGtccatttaaattcaaaatggtTTAGAGGAactttctttattttttgaGTTGGATTGATTAGATTTGgttgattattaatttgtattttttcattaccttgattaaaaatgttaggTGATTTATGTAAACGTTTTGAACGTCTTGAGCTGGACGAAGGAGTTGATTGAGAAGGTGACGTAGTAGCTTGAGAACATGATGGAGTTGCCTGAGAAGGTGATGGAATTGCTTGAGAATATATCAGATTATTGGAGAGTATTGGAGTATCCTGAGACCATTgttgtttagtaataatataatttggttCTATATTATTCTcctgtaatatattttcatcaacTGTTTCTTGTTCTTTTTCGAATTCATTCACTAACATTTCATTATATTCCTacgattcaaaatattttagtatccaagtaaaaaatatataaattaatatttaaaaaaaaaaattaacttacaaAATCTTCCAATTCTTCGTTCAACATGGCCATAAGCTCCTCCATTTCATGCTGAGGTATTTCTGATGCATTGTCATCATCAGAACCATCAGAACCACTATCCACAGGGGGGCAGGCCATAGCGATCATCTTCCTTGCTTTTGAATACATTTcttcaaaataaattgaaaaaagtaatattgttaattattgtgAAATGTACTAACTGGTATATTCCGTGAATACTGAATTCAAGAATGTGTATCTTGTAGGatacatgttataaataatggtatttaatttttgtatcttCATAGatgaaattacttaaataatgcaTGAAAATCCTTATTAAGACTTACTTTAATAAATTTGCTCACTTCATTGAACACCAGACGCGTTTTCGCTCCTATAGAACGAGttaacaaaatgaaaaaatggtAATCACAATAACTCCACTGACACGCGTAAATCAAATGATAACTGTTAACTGATATCTGTTCACATTACAGGAGCGTCTAAACACAGGAATGCACCTTATGCACTCTGCGCATGCGCGTAATTTATTCACCACTATCATTGTTAGGCTGTTATCAATAcataccacataatattatatttgaaaagttaattattttgaatttgtttccGTTTActaaatgttgtataaataatataataataacaatttaagtgttaaaataatttacaatttgtcATTTCATtttagttgttaaaaaacatgtcaaatgtataaagtataataataatatttaaagtgctaaaaaaaaatcaaaaaacatctattaattttacttcttaaaataaGAATGTTCAGTTTCGtcacaacttaaaatatatttttttttttttagtagtatAGTATTGAGCTGTTCAGTTTCAACTCTCGTTGGTTTTATTAATTCGTTAGGtttttcctgtttttttttttttgtagagaaGAATGTGTCTtgagttttaagttttttatttggtGGTTCATTTAATATCTTACTAAAATCTTCATGTGTCTCGTCATTATTTGATGTTGCATCAATGAATGCTTCTAAAgagtttaattgttttaatgctTGTTTAAGATGTTCActgttttttatattgtttattttattggctAGACTAATGGCCTTTTCTTTAAATTGTTCTTgcatattttctgtttttttttttcaagtgtcTTAATATGAACTTGTATTTCATCATCTTTGTTTGAAGTTgcatcaaaatttatattttctgtatCTGCTGCTGACAAAATAGCAATATCTTCAGAATTTTCTGTTGACATTGTCTTCAGAGCAACATAATGTATGTGCTTACATATCATAGACTTGATTTGGTAATCAGGACAAGAACATTGAAATGTGTGAACACACAACTTACAAATAGAACATATCATTGGACAACAtacatcatcattatttttttttattttataaaactgacTTGGTGTAAATTTACTTTCAACACTCCAGTTATTCTCACTATCCAGATTGATTGTAAGTTCAAGTAATGTACTTTTATtgtgtcttttttttatttcctgaATCCTTGTACTTGTTTTTCccttagttaattttataattctttcAACTTTTTTATCACGGGTATATCTTCTAATAGTTGTTATACTTTTATCTAACCGCCCAACTTTGCaaccatttaaataatgatattttattgttttgtgcaTAGATTCTAGatgcatattacaatttatacctaGACCTTTTCGATGGCAATATGCCCACAAACCAACTCTATTGCCATACATGCGATCAAAATATATGCCAAAGTCTCTAGTGTCTGGATCATTCATTAGCTCAAGGTTAAATTCTTTTAAagcattattaaattcattttcatcACACATTGATTGAAGAACTTTTagagttttatatataattcctTGTTTTTCTTTGCGTGTAGGTCCAGTTATCTTGCAAATGTTTTGTCTTCAAGCTCTATCTACATGCCATGAACATAATAAACGGTGAGGTACTGAGcccatgtttttaattaaatcgctCTTACATCTCCTCACACTAGCAAAAATAGATTCTCTCCACTATTAGCTCTTC encodes the following:
- the LOC132925441 gene encoding piggyBac transposable element-derived protein 2-like; protein product: MYPTRYTFLNSVFTEYTKMYSKARKMIAMACPPVDSGSDGSDDDNASEIPQHEMEELMAMLNEELEDFEYNEMLVNEFEKEQETVDENILQENNIEPNYIITKQQWSQDTPILSNNLIYSQAIPSPSQATPSCSQATTSPSQSTPSSSSRRSKRLHKSPNIFNQGNEKIQINNQPNLINPTQKIKKVPLNHFEFKWTKSSPNFSVEVPLNQEYPFNKSVCTSVTEIKDLIGIMLIMGIVKMPAYSDYWSPYTRYSQIANVMSLKRYKQLMRCLHFCNNEETDDTDRFFKVRKLIDIIRINCLSVPQGKRFSIDEMMVPYKGKKAGSRKQYMKNKPKKWGFKLFFRAGIDGMIYDFLTYSGESTFRSIHFSPYEISYFGLGPKVVIALCFSIPDKPLFEIRIWYFKSWNFEETASAWFPIIDDKTMIKQSRGSFTSLCDKSKKVSIVKWLDNKIVCLASSYTSENTQNTSYIQRYSKEKKKRILVPYPNIVKEYNSHMGGVDLADMFVALYRTGLKSHKWYMSLFSQMLDICVNNAWILYRRDCKALGEKQKRLKEFRHEIGIALTSKDKLRLGRRPLEKPYDFIAKKIKN